The DNA region TAGCCACAGCGTTGTCCAGCCCTCTCCTGGGGAGAGAACTGGATCCCATTGTCCACACTGGGGTGGGTGCTGTAAGCAACGCTGTTCAGCCTCGCCAGCCGGCTTGCCACCACCCCTTTGGTGATGAGGATCTCCAGATCTGAGCCCCTCGCCAGCAAGTGCTCTGTGAACTCCATGCCAGTCCTCATGTCCAGTagcagctgctccagctgggCCTTCTGCAAGTGCAGCAGATTTTCGTTCTGCACCTTCAAGTCCTCCAGCTGCTTCAGCAGCTGGTCCCGGTGCTCTTCAATTGCTTTCACGTACCCATCGGCAAACAGAGAGATCTCTGCGGCCACAGCCTCCGCGCGACTGTGGATGGCATTGCCCGTGTCATCAATTTGGTCTAGCACATCCTCTAGGGTGTCCATGTGCTGCTGGATGCTCTTCAGCAGCTCCCGCAGGGAGTTCCCATGCCTATAGATGACATTGCCGGTGAAGTCGTAGGGGTGCTGCTGGTGCCCGTCTATAACACAATCCCGGCATATGGGCCAGTCACACTGCTCACAGAACAGCCTTAGCTCCTCTGTCGGATGGGAAGGGCAGAAGAGAGGCTTCCCAGCTTGGCTGCAATCCTTGATGTTCTCCAACTCTGCCACAGTGTGAGAAGCCGTCTTCTTCTGTCTCCTGGAAGGGAGCAACCCCACATAACCTTCTGCATACAGGATGTGAAATACAAACACCCATGAACTAGCCCAAGACCCCTTGTGAATGCCAGTCTATACAGACTGCAAGTCATGGTGAGCACTGTTCCCTCCCGTCTCTGCCAAAATTCACACTGCACAAAGGGACTGGTGATCTCCTGGGGACACAGCTTCAGACAAAAGAGGACAGCATCTGCAAACAGCTCATTAGAGGCTGCTCTCAGGCTCCTTGAGTGCTGTCAATATTATTTTCAGACAGAAGAATTGTGTGCCCCACCACTGTCACACACAGACCAGGGAATGGGCTGTCTGGCAGCTACCGCCAGCAGCCCCTTCATGGAGCCTGACAGAAGTAGGGTAGTTGCAATTACCCCCAGAGCCTGCTGTGACAAAGACAGCAGGAGGGTGGTGTGCACTGCAAAGTGCGAGCTGGCAGGAGGTGCCTGAAAACTAATTTGTTCACTAACAGTCACTTCTGCAGCGGCACAGGAGGCATCAGGCTCCTCAGCTGTCAGCCCGATGATTTTCACCAACTTCAAATTCACTGAGGCAAATAAGCTCTAATACCCCTTAGGGAAAAATCTAGCTCAAGCAAGAGCCAGATGACAGTCTGTGGTAAAACATTTAATATTCCAAAAGTCAAACTCCATTTCCTTCTGGGTTTTGGGTTAGATTCTGCTCAGAGGAAAAGACAAAGAGCCTGGGGATTATCCAGCCATCCACCAGGTCAGAGTGGCactagatttttttccattttatgctATTTTGGACACTGGAAGCTAGTTAGTGACGAGGATATAAAAGAACTGTTGCCTTCCTTGCCTCCTGCGCTAATGATTGCATATGCATAAGCTGACATGTGGCAACTGTGAAGGGAGCTCCAAGCCATAGGCAGAGAAGTACTCTTGGAGGAAGCTCTAGAGTTGTTCTGGCAACACAAAGCAGCCTTGTCATGGGGCAGAACATGGACATTACGctccttttttcacttccccACAATCTCCCTCGGGTCCAGCACAGTTTTAAAGCTTTCTAGCACCATTTGCATAACACCCCTCACGTTCACACTTCCCTGACTTCAACCTTTAACACTTGTTCCAAGAAGCATGACAGCAGCACTCAGGTCTTTAGAAACCTTCCCTACACCCCTGGAAACTATTTCAAAATGGTCTTCCTTGGCCCTCGGTCTGCTTTGCCAACAACAAAAATGAGGTGCAGGTTTGCAGACACTAATGAGGCAAGGAAATACTATCAGTAAATAAGGCGGGAAGCAGGTAGCTGGGACAAATTTTCTACTGCTTTATACCTTGTGCAGTTATTCCCATCAATATAACACACCGCTATTCAAGGTCTCAGTTTACTACTGTTCAGCAGCTTGCATAGGGTATAAGGCATTAGTTAATCAAAACGCTATGCTGAAACGTAGAGCTCCAAATGAAAGGTAACTAAGAGTTTGAGCCCTTTTACAACAGGTACTGATATCTGTAGGTGGGTAGGGCAGTGAGGAATATTCCTCAGCAACTTCTGGGGAAAACAACTTGCTCTTAAAAGTGGAAAGGAGCAGTAAGTGTGGAAGGAATAGGCCAAGTGGATTAACCCAGACTTCTCTGGCTAGTGCTACTGGATGTTTTTCCAGTCCTGCCTGCTACATCCTTGCTTCAGAAGGCCCTTAGGATCTCCCGTCACTTTTCttccacagcactgctctctcttcTGCCCTGCTCAAAGaccactgcagcctcctcctctccAGCTCCCACCTCTGCTGCAGTCATCTCTTCTTCTTGCCCTACTGATGTGATCATCTCAAAGGTAAAAAGCTCCCTTCTGCTGGCATTGCTTCAGCTTTCCTGTATTCTAACAGGATTAAACTCTGCAACAGTGAATGCTCTGCAAAGGAACAGTATCACTGCTCCTAACAGGCCAGCACATGGGTAGGTCCCATGACCTACCTGCTGGTGAGCAGGTAGCAACCACGCAGCCACGGGCTGCCAGGACTTCCAGTGATCCCCTTTCGCTCCACGTAGCTCCAGCTCTCCAGGCACGGTCTCCACCGGCAGCTCCCATCCCGCCCCCCGGCCTGGCCCCGAAGCATCTGCGCCCGGGAAGGCCGGACGGGCCCCTCACCTGTGGGCCcgcgagcagaagaggcagaggTGGGCCCCGCAGGTCCGGCAGCGCCTCACGGCCGCCCCGTCGACGCACATGTCGCACCCCCCGGTCGCTGCCGCGCCGCGGCCCAGCGCCAGGTAGTCGGGGGTGAGCTGCGCCACGCCGCCCGGCGGCAGCGCCACCTCGGCGTCGCACACTGGGCACAGGACGCTGAGGGCCGCGGTgcggcccggcgcccccagcCGCCGCAGGCAGGGCGCGCACAGCAAGTGCAGGCACGGCAGCAGCCGCGGCGCCACCCAGGGCTCCGCGCACACCGGGCACCGCGACCCGGACAACATCGCGCCGGGgccgccagccgccgccgccgccaccaggAGCCCGGACCGGCAACGGGGCCCCGCTacgcgcgccccctcccccgctcACTGGTCCGGCCACGCCGGAGTGACACCAGCGCCGGCCAACCGCCGCctacggaggggggggggggggaagctccctgcccccctccccctcccgccggggcggcagGCGGGGACCGGCCCGCCACGCGCGGCCTCGCGCCGCCCAAGCCGTTGGGACGGGGCCGCCTCGTTGCCACGAGCGACGGCGGTTGCGGTCGGTGCGGGCCGGCGCCCTCCGGCCCCTGCCGTCCCCGTTCTGTTGGATCGAACAGGTGGATTCGCCTCCGTGTGCTCGCCGTGAGGCATTTGTTCAGGGCTTCTTTCCTGCCCGCTCACCAGCTGCATCATTTTTCATAAAAGCGTGGTCTCCAGCACAAAATGGAATGCTCTAGCAAAGATCTCGCCAAAACCACAAAACCCTGTTACTGCTCACTTCCCTCTTCGTCCTGGTCCAAAGCACTGAAGGGCCTGCTTGGTTGCTTgcctgctctgacacctactgtCTTTTCAGAAGTCGTGATCTAGGAAACGGTTCCCTGCCCCACGAGTAGATTTTGCATTTCCAGTTCTTAAATGTCAACCTTTGAGGTTTACCATCGGATCTAGATTGCTCTGCataactgcagcagctgctggtcCGCAAGATGTTATCAGGAGctctttgtttttccctctgatAATGGGTGAAATTGCTGCAGAGCCTAGAACTGGTATCTCTGCAGCTGCAGTAGAAATACTGCAACCTGTGACTGCCTTTGGCAATAGCCCAATAACTGCTTCTCCTTAATTCACTTCACCTGGGAATTATGGATAGTGTAGAAGACAGGTTTTGAAAACAGTATCATGAAGTCCTACATAAAACTACTTAGAAGTTAATTATATCTACACAATTGCATTTATCAGTCTGATCTGGAATCTtatcaaagaaataaaatcagataaaaaaaaacttttctataaAACCACATTTACTGACTCTAATGATACTCATATAATGTGCTGCATCCAACCCTTAGTGACCAAACTTCATATCAGCTTTTCCATTAGCTTGCCTAAACACATAGGTCTCTTATCCTGCTGGCCCTTCTGAACAGCAACATCACATGAGCGCTGTTTGAAGCTTCTAGATTTCTTTTCAAGTATCCTACGATGTATTAAAAATCAACAAACAAGGAAGATCTTCAGGTTTTTTTAAGGCTAAGTGCAGATTTATCTAATCCTACCAATTTGTAAATATCTGATCTGTAGCAGATGTTAACACCCTTTTGGATGCATAATGACTTGACAAAGACATCATTTCTTCACGTGATACACTCAAATCCTTGTATCTTTTATGTAGTAATATGAAATCAATGTTATAGGTCATGGTTAGGTGTTTAAAACCTTGAAGCTgatcagaaagcaaagaaattctAGTAACTTCCTTTGGATTAACTATTAGTGAGTAAAGTGGTTGCCATGAGCATTAGAGAGGATAAAAGTTACAGTAACTGTGAGACAAGATGGTTTGATAAAGACATTAGACATTGTGACAGAGAGGAAATATtagttcttttaatatttttagtgGAAGAAATAACAAGGGTACTGTAAGCATGGGTGTGGAGAGAAAATGGGAGATGAATTATAACTCTTGTGCAGAAAAGGCAAGCTACCTAGAGAAGGGCAACATCTGCCATCACCACAGAGAGAAGGTAAAAGGAGCCAGAGTTGGCAACTGCAGAGGAAACCTGAGGTTCCACCTCAGCTGATCAGAGGCCGACCAGGTTGGTGCACAAGGCAGATCACTGCTGTGCATCCATGAGTCAACAGCATACAGCAACAGCAAACTCCGTAGGACTAGAGGAATTCACAATGAAATGGGCTAGAGAGAACGATCACAAGAGCCCCGCAAGActctcagaggaagaaaaagagaagcagaactgCCATAAGAAATGCTAACACAGTGGTCTGAGAAGCGGAGCAGGATTTGTACAAGCTCCCTTGGTGCTTTGGTTTTGGTCACTCTCCCCATAATGCTGCTGTCTTAGCTATTACTAGTCAGTGGAAGAAGCTGCTTTCACACAGGCCCCTATGGCACCAAGTCCCAAATTGCAGTAGGCATATATGTATACTCAGTAGACATGTATGCTGATGCAACATATTGGGCTGCTAAACATTGCAAGAATTGGACTGGAATGCCCTCTCACTTCACAGGTTACTCATAGTTTGCTTTGTAATTGGACAAAATATAAGGATAAAAAAAGAACACATTAACTTATAAACATCAACTGGCAATATAGGAACATAGttacaaaaatgaaacaatgGAACTGTGTCATTAAAATGACACTAAACAATAATGATTTCCTTTTGCCATGTTTCACAGGTGTTGATGGCTGGCTAATTAGCTTCTACATTTGACCCAAGATTTACTCGAAATAGAGTCCTCTTCAAACTATCTTTTTCCTGCTCCTATTGTTAAAAATGTCTATCAGAGTTGCTCAGAGTACTTtgctctgggtgacctgttcttTCCAGAGCATACCTCCCCTACCAGctccttcctctttttcctgtttATCTGCTCGTTTTCTAACATTAAGCACTGGGTCATCACATAGAGACATTGAAGATAAAatgttttccttcccccctccccctcaagGACTCTTGATTAATATTTCCATTGTATCTGCTAATTAGCCCATTCTTGGGAGAACTTCATGATGCTTTCCGTTTatagttttctgaagaaatattgcTAAACCCTTGTACATCATGTACCAAAAAATCTTACATTTCTTTCCTAAACGCATTCTCTCTCTGTGAGTAGTGTGGGTATAACTAAAGATCAAATTAGGAATGGATGCCTCATGCTTCCCTGTCCCTATATACTCTGTTCTCTTTCTGGGTATCCTGCTGTAAGATACAAACGAAAAAAGGTAGTAAAGCCAAAGTCATTAATGAACAGCACAGCAAGGAGCAGACCTGCAGTCCCTAAGTTTGCAGAAAAGTCAAGATGACTGATGACAGAGAAGAAGCTCTGAAAGTTGGTCAGAAATAAGTTATTAGAGATCTTGTTGACAGAAAATGGAGTACCCATCAAAGTGCCAAGGACTGGGTTAATGACAGCAGAGGATGGCAGGAAAGGGCTAATTTGGAGAGTTTACAGGTAAAGAAAAGTacagcagccagctggctgcttcCCAGTTGACAAGTAAGTCCAGCTTTACTGTGGATTTGTCAGCCCTGAGAGCTACTGTGTATCAGAGACTTCTCTGAACATGCAGAGAAGCCATACATTGATTGTGGGTTTCCAAGGGGCAGACGCAGGGGCATGGGGTGACAAGGCAGGGAACAGAcagccagagaggggaaaagaTAAAGACTGTAAAAGCAGGAGGTGCCAGACTGTGCCTGGACCTTGAGGTGAGGAGCTGGAGAAAGTGGAAAGGAAGCTAGGCAAAGTGAGATTGGGAAACGAGGGTggaagggctggagggggaaaggTTTGTTTCACCatcagcagaggaggaaagagagcatAGGTGGGTGACAGAATCAGAGAGGAGAAGGTAGAGGAATGAGATGAAAAAAGGTATAGAAGTATGCTTTAAAAGGAGACCTGGGGGGTGCATGGGAAGAACAGCTTATCTTCAACCTTTGCTTTCATGACTCCCTGGCAGATTACAACGTTTCTCAGGTATTTCAGGAGGACTCTTCCAGGACACACCACAAAGATTTTGACTCTAAGCCCCCTTTTCCTCACACTACCCTCGCCCCTCCTGATCCCTGAGTGACTCCATCAGGTCAGACTCCTTACAAACAACCAGGATTTATTGCTGGTGAGGGAAGAGCACTCAAGGTGCTCAGCTTTCCTGACAGGGACCCAGGACAAGGCATTTTAAAGGCTCTTCTTTCTATGCACCACAACAGTGActgtgctggtcatttggttacCACACAGTTTGGTTCAACATAATCCAATGCAGCAGTGGCACTGCACTGTGACACCTTGGCACACCACCATCTTGTTCACCCCATCTCTCTTCCTTGCATGTACAATCTACTATTTCACATATTGTAGTACTGAAGAAGCTGGGAAGAGAGCTGGGATCTGCCCTTCACTTCCATTCTTCAAAGGCTTTTGAAAACATAACACTTTCCATGGTTTAACTTGAATCATAATCTCTATAGCTTTTTGCTTGTCCTAGAAAGCAGCACAAAATCATAAACAGCAAAAAATAATCACTCTGTCTCAACAAACATACAAGTGCTTTGTATGGTGCCATGACTTTAGACGGTCTTTTCCATTGCTTGTTCATCACACTCAGAAATGAATAATGATATCCCAGGCACTAGCATGAATGATTGGACCAACAATACAACAGGTCAGATCCTGCAAACATTTGCACAGATAAAGAAGATGatagtttttctttaaatttctttgACACATTAGTGTTGTGGCCAGGAGTGAAGTGTGACTGAAATGCTCTGAGGTTTGAAAACTCTGGAGGCTAAGCCCTAGGAACTCAGAATTACTTGGTTCATAAAGCTCCAGTAGTGACAATTTTTTCTTGTACTGTAGCATCTTGGGCCACCAAACACCACTCTGCACACCGTAGTCTGTTTGC from Apteryx mantelli isolate bAptMan1 chromosome 1, bAptMan1.hap1, whole genome shotgun sequence includes:
- the TRIM45 gene encoding E3 ubiquitin-protein ligase TRIM45 isoform X5, giving the protein MGAAGGDRAWRAGATWSERGSLEVLAARGCVVATCSPAEGYVGLLPSRRQKKTASHTVAELENIKDCSQAGKPLFCPSHPTEELRLFCEQCDWPICRDCVIDGHQQHPYDFTGNVIYRHGNSLRELLKSIQQHMDTLEDVLDQIDDTGNAIHSRAEAVAAEISLFADGYVKAIEEHRDQLLKQLEDLKVQNENLLHLQKAQLEQLLLDMRTGMEFTEHLLARGSDLEILITKGVVASRLARLNSVAYSTHPSVDNGIQFSPQERAGQRCGYEVFGAILNKVVDPAKCTLQGEDLHNARQNQLTGFTVLCNDTTGEQMGRGGETVQVTVTHKDKRDCTVKATVYDNSDGTYHISYSPEEPGLYAVCVCVKGQHVQGSPFTLTVKNKFRKHQGVFHCCTFCSSRGRKAPHCACGGTMPGEGSAFPSLLESGGFVASSPTSCRWIPRLWPWTRRSPQLPPLVMLWTSHGEFRVFGWATQ
- the TRIM45 gene encoding E3 ubiquitin-protein ligase TRIM45 isoform X3, which codes for MLSGSRCPVCAEPWVAPRLLPCLHLLCAPCLRRLGAPGRTAALSVLCPVCDAEVALPPGGVAQLTPDYLALGRGAAATGGCDMCVDGAAVRRCRTCGAHLCLFCSRAHRRQKKTASHTVAELENIKDCSQAGKPLFCPSHPTEELRLFCEQCDWPICRDCVIDGHQQHPYDFTGNVIYRHGNSLRELLKSIQQHMDTLEDVLDQIDDTGNAIHSRAEAVAAEISLFADGYVKAIEEHRDQLLKQLEDLKVQNENLLHLQKAQLEQLLLDMRTGMEFTEHLLARGSDLEILITKGVVASRLARLNSVAYSTHPSVDNGIQFSPQERAGQRCGYEVFGAILNKVVDPAKCTLQGEDLHNARQNQLTGFTVLCNDTTGEQMGRGGETVQVTVTHKDKRDCTVKATVYDNSDGTYHISYSPEEPGLYAVCVCVKGQHVQGSPFTLTVKNKFRKHQGGYQGCGHGHEGHPSCPHWSCCGQVMESSECLGGPPSDTSQRSLLRTVAL
- the TRIM45 gene encoding E3 ubiquitin-protein ligase TRIM45 isoform X2, with product MLSGSRCPVCAEPWVAPRLLPCLHLLCAPCLRRLGAPGRTAALSVLCPVCDAEVALPPGGVAQLTPDYLALGRGAAATGGCDMCVDGAAVRRCRTCGAHLCLFCSRAHRRQKKTASHTVAELENIKDCSQAGKPLFCPSHPTEELRLFCEQCDWPICRDCVIDGHQQHPYDFTGNVIYRHGNSLRELLKSIQQHMDTLEDVLDQIDDTGNAIHSRAEAVAAEISLFADGYVKAIEEHRDQLLKQLEDLKVQNENLLHLQKAQLEQLLLDMRTGMEFTEHLLARGSDLEILITKGVVASRLARLNSVAYSTHPSVDNGIQFSPQERAGQRCGYEVFGAILNKVVDPAKCTLQGEDLHNARQNQLTGFTVLCNDTTGEQMGRGGETVQVTVTHKDKRDCTVKATVYDNSDGTYHISYSPEEPGLYAVCVCVKGQHVQGSPFTLTVKNKFRKHQGVFHCCTFCSSRGRKAPHCACGGTMPGGYQGCGHGHEGHPSCPHWSCCGQVMESSECLGGPPSDTSQRSLLRTVAL
- the TRIM45 gene encoding E3 ubiquitin-protein ligase TRIM45 isoform X1 encodes the protein MLSGSRCPVCAEPWVAPRLLPCLHLLCAPCLRRLGAPGRTAALSVLCPVCDAEVALPPGGVAQLTPDYLALGRGAAATGGCDMCVDGAAVRRCRTCGAHLCLFCSRAHRRQKKTASHTVAELENIKDCSQAGKPLFCPSHPTEELRLFCEQCDWPICRDCVIDGHQQHPYDFTGNVIYRHGNSLRELLKSIQQHMDTLEDVLDQIDDTGNAIHSRAEAVAAEISLFADGYVKAIEEHRDQLLKQLEDLKVQNENLLHLQKAQLEQLLLDMRTGMEFTEHLLARGSDLEILITKGVVASRLARLNSVAYSTHPSVDNGIQFSPQERAGQRCGYEVFGAILNKVVDPAKCTLQGEDLHNARQNQLTGFTVLCNDTTGEQMGRGGETVQVTVTHKDKRDCTVKATVYDNSDGTYHISYSPEEPGLYAVCVCVKGQHVQGSPFTLTVKNKFRKHQGVFHCCTFCSSRGRKAPHCACGGTMPGEGSAFPSLLESGGFVASSPTSCRWIPRLWPWTRRSPQLPPLVMLWTSHGEFRVFGWATQ
- the TRIM45 gene encoding E3 ubiquitin-protein ligase TRIM45 isoform X4, which produces MLRGQAGGRDGSCRWRPCLESWSYVERKGITGSPGSPWLRGCYLLTSRRQKKTASHTVAELENIKDCSQAGKPLFCPSHPTEELRLFCEQCDWPICRDCVIDGHQQHPYDFTGNVIYRHGNSLRELLKSIQQHMDTLEDVLDQIDDTGNAIHSRAEAVAAEISLFADGYVKAIEEHRDQLLKQLEDLKVQNENLLHLQKAQLEQLLLDMRTGMEFTEHLLARGSDLEILITKGVVASRLARLNSVAYSTHPSVDNGIQFSPQERAGQRCGYEVFGAILNKVVDPAKCTLQGEDLHNARQNQLTGFTVLCNDTTGEQMGRGGETVQVTVTHKDKRDCTVKATVYDNSDGTYHISYSPEEPGLYAVCVCVKGQHVQGSPFTLTVKNKFRKHQGVFHCCTFCSSRGRKAPHCACGGTMPGEGSAFPSLLESGGFVASSPTSCRWIPRLWPWTRRSPQLPPLVMLWTSHGEFRVFGWATQ